Proteins encoded together in one Micromonospora auratinigra window:
- a CDS encoding DUF3093 domain-containing protein — MSSPSSATSAATGGHAERLTLPWWAWPAGLAVAGLLAAELWMGATGVRAWLPFAVLIPAAVAVLWWLGRIRVEVRDGELRVDDARLPVRHVADAVPLDAAGRREVLGVGADPLAFVVQRPWIGGAVQVVLDDPADPTPFWVVSTRHPVELATALLTARDTTP; from the coding sequence CTGTCGTCGCCCTCGTCCGCCACCTCGGCCGCCACCGGTGGCCACGCCGAGCGCCTGACGCTGCCCTGGTGGGCCTGGCCGGCGGGCCTGGCGGTGGCCGGGCTGCTCGCCGCCGAGCTGTGGATGGGCGCGACCGGCGTGCGGGCCTGGCTGCCGTTCGCGGTGCTGATCCCGGCGGCCGTGGCGGTGCTCTGGTGGCTGGGCCGGATCCGGGTCGAGGTCCGCGACGGCGAGCTGCGCGTCGACGACGCCCGCCTCCCGGTCCGCCACGTCGCCGACGCGGTCCCGCTCGACGCCGCCGGCCGGCGCGAGGTGCTCGGCGTCGGGGCCGACCCGCTCGCCTTCGTGGTGCAGCGGCCGTGGATCGGCGGCGCGGTGCAGGTGGTGCTGGACGACCCGGCCGACCCCACCCCGTTCTGGGTGGTCAGCACCCGGCACCCGGTGGAGCTGGCCACCGCCCTGCTCACCGCCCGCGACACCACCCCCTAA
- a CDS encoding APC family permease: MARPTSLLKRLLVGRPFRSDRLQHTLLPKRIALPVFASDALSSVAYAPDEILLTLSIAGASAFLFSPWIALAVVVVMLTVVASYRQNVHAYPSGGGDYEVATVNLGPRAGLAVGSALLVDYVLTVAVSVSSGVANLGSVVPFVATHKVLIAVSAVVLLTAINLRGLRESGTAFAIPTYGFVIVIGGMLLTGLFRIFVLGQDLRAPSAGLEIKAEHSVAGFALIFLLLRTFSSGCAALTGVEAISNGVPAFKTPKSKNAATTLLLLGTIAVTMLVGIILLARRTGLQFVESPSQIISGPDGYVQKTVTTQLGETVFGSGSALLYVVAGMTALILFLAANTAFNGFPVLGSILAQDRYLPRQFHTRGDRLAFSNGIVFLAASAVVLIVGFQAEVTRLIQLYIVGVFVSFTLSQAGMIRHWNRHLRTERDLQARRRMIRSRAINAFGMAMTGVVLVIVLITKFLLGAWIAIAAMAVIYLLMLAIRRHYDRVAAELEPTEQRAVLPARNHAIVLVSKLHQPTLRAVAYARATRPDTLTAVTVNVDDKDTRDLQADWERRELPVPLTVIDSPYREITRPILNFVSSVRRESPRDVVTVFIPEYVVGRWWENLLHNQSALRLKGRLLFEPGVMVTSVPWQLASTASKNLDRLDATLVRGPARGPRVAPRSTLPPTVPPAVSAPPGESGSNAGDRG; the protein is encoded by the coding sequence GTGGCCCGACCCACCTCGCTGCTGAAGCGACTCCTCGTCGGTCGACCGTTCCGGTCCGACCGCCTCCAGCACACCCTGCTGCCGAAGCGCATCGCGCTGCCGGTCTTCGCGTCCGACGCACTCTCCAGCGTGGCGTACGCACCGGACGAGATCCTGCTGACCCTCTCCATCGCGGGCGCCTCGGCGTTCCTCTTCTCGCCCTGGATCGCGCTCGCGGTCGTCGTGGTGATGCTCACCGTGGTGGCGAGCTACCGGCAGAACGTGCACGCCTACCCCTCGGGCGGCGGCGACTACGAGGTGGCCACGGTCAACCTCGGGCCGCGGGCCGGGCTGGCGGTGGGCAGCGCGCTGCTCGTCGACTACGTGCTCACGGTCGCGGTCTCGGTCTCCTCCGGGGTGGCGAACCTCGGCTCGGTGGTGCCCTTCGTGGCCACCCACAAGGTGCTCATCGCGGTCAGCGCGGTGGTGCTGCTGACCGCGATCAACCTGCGCGGCCTGCGCGAGTCGGGCACCGCGTTCGCGATCCCCACCTACGGGTTCGTGATCGTGATCGGCGGCATGCTGCTCACCGGGCTGTTCCGGATCTTCGTGCTGGGGCAGGACCTGCGGGCCCCGAGCGCCGGGCTGGAGATCAAGGCCGAGCACAGCGTCGCCGGCTTCGCGCTGATCTTCCTGCTGCTGCGCACCTTCTCCTCCGGCTGCGCCGCGCTCACCGGCGTCGAGGCGATCTCCAACGGGGTGCCCGCGTTCAAGACCCCCAAGTCGAAGAACGCGGCCACCACCCTGCTGCTGCTGGGCACCATCGCGGTGACCATGCTGGTCGGCATCATCCTGCTGGCGCGGCGCACCGGCCTGCAGTTCGTGGAGAGCCCGTCCCAGATCATCTCCGGACCCGACGGGTACGTGCAGAAGACCGTCACCACGCAGCTCGGCGAGACGGTCTTCGGCAGCGGCTCGGCCCTGCTCTACGTGGTGGCCGGGATGACCGCGCTGATCCTGTTCCTCGCCGCCAACACCGCCTTCAACGGCTTCCCGGTGCTCGGCTCGATCCTCGCCCAGGACCGCTACCTGCCCCGGCAGTTCCACACCCGGGGCGACCGCCTGGCCTTCTCCAACGGCATCGTCTTCCTCGCCGCCTCCGCGGTGGTGCTGATCGTCGGCTTCCAGGCCGAGGTGACCCGGCTCATCCAGCTCTACATCGTCGGGGTGTTCGTCTCGTTCACGCTCTCCCAGGCCGGGATGATCCGGCACTGGAACCGGCACCTGCGCACCGAGCGCGACCTCCAGGCGCGGCGGCGGATGATCCGCTCCCGGGCGATCAACGCCTTCGGCATGGCCATGACCGGCGTGGTGCTGGTCATCGTGCTGATCACCAAGTTCCTGCTCGGCGCCTGGATCGCGATCGCCGCGATGGCGGTCATCTACCTGCTGATGCTCGCCATCCGCCGGCACTACGACCGGGTCGCCGCCGAGCTGGAGCCGACCGAGCAGCGCGCCGTGCTGCCCGCCCGAAACCACGCCATCGTGCTGGTCAGCAAGCTGCACCAGCCCACCCTGCGGGCCGTCGCGTACGCCCGGGCCACCCGGCCGGACACGCTGACCGCGGTGACCGTGAACGTGGACGACAAGGACACCCGCGACCTGCAGGCCGACTGGGAGCGGCGCGAGCTGCCGGTGCCGCTGACCGTGATCGACTCGCCGTACCGGGAGATCACCCGCCCGATCCTCAACTTCGTCTCGTCGGTCCGCCGGGAGTCGCCCCGCGACGTGGTCACCGTCTTCATCCCCGAGTACGTGGTGGGCCGCTGGTGGGAGAACCTGCTGCACAACCAGAGCGCGCTGCGGCTCAAGGGGCGGCTGCTCTTCGAACCGGGGGTGATGGTGACCAGCGTGCCCTGGCAGCTCGCCTCGACCGCCAGCAAGAACCTGGACCGGCTGGACGCCACCCTGGTGCGCGGGCCGGCGCGCGGGCCCCGGGTGGCCCCGCGCAGCACCCTGCCGCCGACCGTGCCGCCGGCGGTCTCCGCCCCGCCCGGCGAGAGCGGGTCGAACGCCGGGGACCGCGGATGA
- a CDS encoding anhydro-N-acetylmuramic acid kinase has protein sequence MKIVGLMSGTSYDGVDVVAAEFTREGGTLRLRPLGHRGLDYDHGLRAEIGALLPPAATTIEAVCRLDNRLGEVFAEAAAVGVELAGGTVDAVVSPGQTVFHWVEAGRVRGTLQLGAPARVAARVGVPVLHDLRSADVAAGGQGAPLVPAFDALLLAAPDPTAGAARAALNLGGIANLTVVAPGQPVVGYDVGPANALLDAAARRFLDRPCDLDGARAAAGRVHPGLLALLLDEPYYAAPAPKSTGKELFHGGYLDAKLAALAEPVAADDVLATLTELTARTVADACDRHRVTEVVAAGGGVRNGTLMRRLAALAGARLRTTDELGLPAQAKEAYAFALLGWLSWHGLPGALPSVTGATRAAVLGSWTPAGPARTVAPPLPPRRLLIDA, from the coding sequence ATGAAGATCGTCGGGCTGATGTCGGGGACCTCGTACGACGGGGTGGACGTGGTGGCCGCCGAGTTCACCCGAGAGGGCGGGACGCTGCGGCTGCGCCCGCTCGGGCACCGCGGCCTCGACTACGACCACGGGCTGCGCGCGGAGATCGGGGCGCTGCTGCCGCCGGCGGCCACCACGATCGAGGCCGTCTGCCGGCTCGACAACCGGCTCGGGGAGGTCTTCGCCGAGGCGGCGGCGGTCGGCGTCGAGCTGGCCGGTGGCACCGTCGACGCGGTGGTCTCGCCGGGGCAGACCGTCTTCCACTGGGTCGAGGCGGGCCGGGTGCGCGGCACCCTCCAGCTCGGCGCGCCGGCCCGGGTGGCCGCCCGGGTCGGCGTACCCGTGCTGCACGACCTGCGCTCGGCGGACGTGGCGGCCGGCGGGCAGGGCGCGCCGCTGGTCCCCGCCTTCGACGCGCTGCTGCTCGCCGCGCCGGACCCGACGGCCGGCGCGGCGCGGGCCGCGCTGAACCTGGGCGGCATCGCGAACCTCACCGTGGTCGCACCGGGCCAGCCGGTCGTCGGGTACGACGTGGGTCCGGCCAACGCCCTGCTGGACGCCGCCGCCCGGCGCTTCCTCGACCGGCCCTGCGACCTCGACGGGGCCCGCGCGGCGGCCGGCCGGGTGCACCCGGGCCTGCTGGCGCTGCTGCTCGACGAGCCCTACTACGCCGCGCCGGCGCCCAAGTCCACCGGCAAGGAGTTGTTCCACGGCGGCTACCTGGACGCGAAGCTGGCCGCGCTGGCCGAGCCGGTCGCTGCGGACGACGTGCTCGCCACCCTCACCGAGCTGACCGCCCGGACCGTCGCCGACGCCTGCGACCGGCACCGGGTGACCGAGGTGGTCGCGGCCGGCGGCGGGGTGCGCAACGGCACCCTGATGCGCCGGCTGGCCGCGCTCGCCGGGGCGCGGCTGCGCACCACCGACGAGCTGGGCCTGCCCGCGCAGGCCAAGGAGGCGTACGCGTTCGCGCTGCTGGGCTGGCTGTCCTGGCACGGGCTGCCGGGGGCGCTGCCGTCGGTGACCGGCGCCACCCGGGCGGCCGTGCTGGGCTCGTGGACCCCGGCGGGGCCGGCCCGGACGGTCGCCCCGCCGCTGCCGCCCCGTCGGCTGCTGATCGACGCCTGA
- a CDS encoding class I SAM-dependent RNA methyltransferase has product MSAPADDRRGLEEADRIELTVDAVAPGGHCVARVDGQVVFVRHALPGERVVAEVTELHRGFARADAVEVLDASPDRVEPPCPYAKPGRCGGCDLQHVAPEAQLAWKTAVVREQLTRLGGLTDAEIDALAVAVEALPGGPLGWRSRVRYAVDGAGRAGLLKHRSHEVVPIDRCLIAHPAIQELPVLVPSGARWPDADAVETVAGTGGDVSVTAYAEGAPRPVSGPQQVREVAAGRDWTLPASGFWQVHPAAADTLVGAVLDLLDPRPGETAWDLYGGAGLFAAALAGRVGDARVTLVEAAADGVAAARENLTDLPRVEVVAARVETALARRRVTGPVDLVVLDPPRSGAGAPVVRQIAAAGPRAVAYVACDPAAFARDVRTFTGLGWRLAALRGFDLFPMTQHVELVGLFLPPGE; this is encoded by the coding sequence ATGAGCGCCCCCGCCGACGACCGGCGCGGGCTGGAGGAGGCCGACCGGATCGAGCTGACCGTGGACGCGGTCGCCCCCGGCGGGCACTGCGTGGCCCGGGTCGACGGCCAGGTGGTCTTCGTCCGGCACGCGCTGCCCGGGGAGCGGGTGGTCGCCGAGGTGACCGAGCTGCACCGCGGGTTCGCCCGCGCCGACGCGGTGGAGGTCCTCGACGCCTCGCCGGACCGGGTCGAGCCGCCCTGCCCGTACGCGAAGCCGGGCCGCTGCGGCGGATGTGATCTGCAACACGTCGCGCCGGAGGCGCAGCTGGCCTGGAAGACCGCCGTGGTCCGCGAGCAGCTGACCCGGCTGGGCGGCCTGACCGACGCCGAGATCGACGCGCTGGCCGTCGCGGTCGAGGCGCTGCCCGGCGGGCCGCTCGGCTGGCGGTCCCGGGTCCGCTACGCGGTCGACGGCGCCGGCCGGGCCGGCCTGCTCAAGCACCGCTCGCACGAGGTGGTGCCGATCGACCGCTGCCTGATCGCCCACCCGGCGATCCAGGAGCTGCCCGTGCTGGTGCCCAGCGGCGCGCGCTGGCCGGACGCCGACGCGGTCGAGACGGTCGCCGGCACCGGCGGGGACGTCAGCGTCACCGCGTACGCCGAGGGGGCGCCGCGCCCGGTCAGCGGGCCGCAGCAGGTCCGTGAGGTGGCCGCCGGCCGGGACTGGACGCTGCCCGCGTCCGGCTTCTGGCAGGTCCACCCGGCCGCGGCGGACACCCTGGTCGGCGCGGTCCTCGACCTGCTCGACCCGCGCCCCGGCGAGACGGCCTGGGACCTGTACGGCGGGGCCGGCCTGTTCGCCGCCGCGCTCGCCGGCCGGGTGGGCGACGCCCGGGTCACCCTGGTCGAGGCGGCCGCCGACGGCGTGGCGGCGGCCCGGGAGAACCTGACCGACCTGCCCCGGGTGGAGGTGGTCGCGGCCCGGGTGGAGACCGCGCTGGCCCGCCGCCGGGTCACCGGCCCGGTCGACCTGGTGGTGCTCGACCCGCCCCGCTCCGGCGCGGGCGCGCCGGTGGTGCGGCAGATCGCCGCCGCCGGCCCGCGCGCGGTCGCGTACGTGGCCTGCGACCCGGCCGCCTTCGCCCGGGACGTGCGCACCTTCACCGGGCTCGGCTGGCGGCTGGCCGCGCTGCGCGGCTTCGACCTGTTCCCGATGACCCAGCACGTCGAGCTGGTCGGCCTGTTCCTGCCGCCCGGCGAGTGA
- a CDS encoding DUF3159 domain-containing protein produces the protein MTTGQHTEPETGPEDDAPLPSLAEQMADQLGGWRGLVESSIPVVVFVIANVIGELRPAVIASVVVALLIAGLRLAQRRPVRHAVNGLFGVAIGAAIAWRTGDERDFYLPGILYGIGYGLALLLSAALRQPLVGWIWSVLVAKGRSEWRDDPRLVRTFTQLTVLWGVVWLAKVGVQAGLYLAHQDTALGVARLALGYPPYALLLLITVWTVRRVTRENEPTPLPGA, from the coding sequence GTGACGACCGGACAGCACACCGAGCCGGAGACCGGGCCGGAGGACGACGCGCCGCTGCCCAGCCTCGCCGAGCAGATGGCCGACCAGCTCGGCGGCTGGCGCGGGCTGGTCGAGTCGAGCATCCCGGTGGTGGTCTTCGTGATCGCCAACGTGATCGGCGAGCTGCGCCCCGCGGTGATCGCCTCGGTGGTGGTCGCGCTGCTCATCGCCGGGCTGCGGCTGGCCCAGCGCCGGCCGGTGCGGCACGCCGTCAACGGCCTGTTCGGCGTCGCCATCGGCGCGGCCATCGCCTGGCGTACCGGGGACGAGCGGGACTTCTACCTCCCCGGCATCCTCTACGGCATCGGCTACGGCCTGGCCCTGCTGCTCTCCGCGGCACTGCGCCAGCCGCTGGTCGGCTGGATCTGGTCGGTGCTGGTCGCCAAGGGGCGCTCGGAGTGGCGCGACGACCCCCGGCTGGTGCGCACCTTCACCCAGCTCACCGTGCTCTGGGGCGTGGTCTGGCTGGCCAAGGTGGGCGTGCAGGCCGGGCTCTACCTGGCCCACCAGGACACCGCGCTGGGCGTGGCCCGGCTGGCCCTGGGCTACCCGCCGTACGCGCTGCTGCTGCTGATCACCGTCTGGACGGTGCGCCGGGTGACCCGGGAGAACGAGCCGACCCCGCTGCCGGGCGCCTGA
- a CDS encoding DUF3710 domain-containing protein yields the protein MIFSRKRAEGAHARDERAAGAVDAQEGAQTPSRGPYDVAEAPDEPRLDLGSLQIPAIPEVEVRVQADPQGVIQQVVLVHGENALQLGVFAAPRSDGIWDEVREEIRQSLFNDGAAAREVEGEYGTELHARVRTPDGLTDLRFVGIDGPRWMVRGVYQGAAATDPRAAGPLAACLDGLVVDRGQEAKPVREPLPLRLPREVAEQQAAQQEAAEQGEA from the coding sequence GTGATCTTCTCCCGTAAGCGGGCCGAGGGCGCGCACGCGCGTGACGAGCGGGCCGCCGGGGCCGTCGACGCCCAGGAGGGCGCGCAGACGCCGTCCCGGGGCCCCTACGACGTCGCCGAGGCGCCCGATGAGCCCCGGCTCGATCTGGGCAGCCTCCAGATCCCGGCGATCCCCGAGGTCGAGGTGCGGGTGCAGGCCGACCCGCAGGGCGTGATCCAGCAGGTCGTCCTCGTGCACGGCGAGAACGCCCTCCAGCTCGGGGTCTTCGCCGCGCCGCGCTCCGACGGCATCTGGGACGAGGTGCGCGAGGAGATCCGGCAGTCGCTGTTCAACGACGGCGCCGCCGCCCGGGAGGTCGAGGGGGAGTACGGCACCGAGCTGCACGCCCGGGTGCGTACCCCGGACGGCCTGACCGACCTGCGCTTCGTCGGCATCGACGGGCCGCGCTGGATGGTCCGGGGCGTCTACCAGGGCGCGGCCGCCACCGACCCGCGCGCCGCCGGCCCGCTGGCCGCCTGCCTGGACGGCCTGGTGGTCGACCGGGGCCAGGAGGCCAAGCCGGTCCGTGAGCCGCTGCCGCTGCGGCTGCCCCGCGAGGTGGCCGAGCAGCAGGCCGCCCAGCAGGAAGCGGCGGAGCAGGGCGAGGCCTGA
- a CDS encoding potassium channel family protein, whose protein sequence is MHVVIMGCGRVGSTLAHSLESRGHSVAVIDQDADAFRRLGPDFAGITVTGAGFDGEVLRQAGIERADAFAAVSSGDNSNIISARLARETFGVSRVAARIYDQRRAQVYERLGIPTVATVRWTADRMLRHLVPEGNVEIFRDPTSTVSIVEVPVHKDWIGRSLRQLEESSGARVAYLIRFGIGTLPTASTVVQEGDQVFMLVTDDIMGSVTSVAAAPPEGGH, encoded by the coding sequence GTGCATGTGGTGATCATGGGCTGCGGCCGGGTCGGGTCGACCCTGGCGCACAGCCTGGAGTCCCGGGGGCACTCGGTGGCGGTGATCGACCAGGACGCGGACGCGTTCCGCCGTCTCGGCCCCGACTTCGCCGGCATCACCGTGACCGGCGCCGGCTTCGACGGTGAGGTGCTGCGCCAGGCCGGCATCGAGCGGGCCGACGCCTTCGCCGCCGTCTCCAGCGGCGACAACTCCAACATCATCTCCGCCCGGCTGGCCCGGGAGACCTTCGGCGTGTCCCGGGTGGCCGCCCGGATCTACGACCAGCGCCGCGCGCAGGTCTACGAGCGCCTCGGCATCCCCACCGTGGCCACCGTCCGGTGGACCGCCGACCGGATGCTGCGGCACCTGGTCCCGGAGGGGAACGTGGAGATCTTCCGCGACCCCACCAGCACCGTCTCGATCGTCGAGGTGCCGGTGCACAAGGACTGGATCGGCCGGTCGCTGCGGCAGCTGGAGGAGTCCTCCGGCGCCCGGGTGGCGTACCTCATCCGGTTCGGGATCGGCACCCTGCCCACCGCCTCCACGGTGGTGCAGGAGGGCGACCAGGTCTTCATGCTGGTGACCGACGACATCATGGGGTCGGTCACCTCGGTGGCGGCCGCGCCGCCGGAAGGAGGGCACTGA
- a CDS encoding potassium channel family protein, giving the protein MRIAIAGAGNVGRSIAQELIDNGHQVMLIERQPKMLRPDRVPAAEWVLADACELASLEEANVAGCEVVVAATGDDKVNLVVSLLAKTEFAVPRVVARVNRAENEWLFTEQWGVDVAVSKPRVMAALVEEAVTVGDLVRLMTFRQGEANLVEITLPPTAPYVGEPIHAVPIPRDAALVAILRGKRVLVPSPDDPIEAGDELVFVCTAAVEDEVRAVILGPDSVERTRDRA; this is encoded by the coding sequence ATGCGCATCGCCATCGCCGGCGCGGGCAACGTGGGCCGCTCGATCGCCCAGGAGCTGATCGACAACGGGCACCAGGTGATGCTGATCGAGCGGCAGCCGAAGATGCTGCGGCCCGACCGGGTGCCGGCCGCCGAGTGGGTGCTCGCCGACGCGTGCGAGCTGGCCAGCCTGGAGGAGGCCAACGTCGCCGGCTGCGAGGTGGTGGTGGCCGCCACCGGCGACGACAAGGTCAACCTGGTGGTGTCCCTGCTGGCCAAGACCGAGTTCGCGGTGCCCCGCGTGGTGGCCCGGGTGAACCGGGCGGAGAACGAGTGGCTCTTCACCGAGCAGTGGGGCGTGGACGTCGCGGTCAGCAAGCCGAGGGTGATGGCCGCCCTGGTCGAGGAGGCGGTCACCGTCGGCGACCTGGTCCGGCTGATGACCTTCCGGCAGGGTGAGGCGAACCTCGTCGAGATCACCCTGCCGCCCACCGCGCCCTACGTCGGCGAGCCGATCCACGCGGTGCCGATCCCCCGGGACGCCGCCCTGGTGGCGATCCTGCGCGGCAAGCGGGTGCTGGTGCCCAGCCCGGACGACCCGATCGAGGCGGGCGACGAGCTGGTCTTCGTGTGCACGGCCGCCGTCGAGGACGAGGTCCGCGCGGTCATCCTCGGCCCGGACAGCGTCGAGCGCACCCGCGACCGGGCCTGA
- a CDS encoding inositol monophosphatase family protein yields the protein MIRSTPAPGELLEIAVTVARDAAATAHRMRAEGVSVAATKSTVTDVVTAADRAVERQVLDALRALRPGDAVLGEEYGTGGTDQAEAGGVRWIVDPIDGTVNYLYGLPYCAVSLAAEVDGEVLAGVVRNVATGEEWTATAGGGAWRDGQRLSCSTETRLGQALVATGFGYDAGRRAHQARVVAELIPHVRDIRRMGAAALDLCLAAEGRVDAYYEKGLAAWDLAAGGLVAREAGLRVTGLSGRPAGPDLVLAAPPALYEPLHTRLAALDASGGP from the coding sequence ATGATCCGCTCGACACCCGCGCCCGGGGAGCTGCTGGAGATCGCCGTGACGGTGGCCCGGGACGCCGCCGCGACCGCGCACCGGATGCGGGCCGAGGGGGTGTCGGTCGCCGCGACCAAGAGCACCGTGACGGACGTCGTGACCGCCGCCGACCGGGCGGTGGAGCGGCAGGTCCTCGACGCGCTGCGGGCGCTGCGGCCCGGCGACGCGGTGCTCGGCGAGGAGTACGGGACGGGCGGCACCGACCAGGCGGAGGCCGGCGGGGTGCGCTGGATCGTCGACCCGATCGACGGCACCGTCAACTACCTCTACGGGCTGCCGTACTGCGCGGTCTCGCTGGCGGCCGAGGTCGACGGCGAGGTGCTCGCCGGGGTGGTGCGCAACGTCGCCACCGGCGAGGAGTGGACCGCCACCGCGGGCGGCGGCGCCTGGCGGGACGGGCAGCGGCTGAGCTGCTCGACCGAGACGCGGCTGGGGCAGGCGCTGGTCGCCACCGGATTCGGCTACGACGCCGGCCGCCGGGCGCACCAGGCCCGGGTGGTCGCCGAGCTGATCCCGCACGTGCGCGACATCCGCCGGATGGGCGCCGCCGCGCTGGATCTCTGCCTGGCCGCCGAGGGCCGGGTGGACGCGTACTACGAGAAGGGGCTGGCCGCCTGGGACCTGGCCGCGGGCGGCCTGGTCGCCCGCGAGGCGGGGCTGCGGGTGACCGGCCTGTCCGGCCGGCCCGCCGGGCCGGACCTGGTGCTCGCCGCCCCACCGGCGCTCTACGAGCCGCTGCACACCCGGCTGGCGGCCCTGGACGCCTCCGGCGGTCCCTGA
- a CDS encoding LytR C-terminal domain-containing protein, with translation MRALVVLGLLAVVALVFVIIAVVRDTQSNAGTAAGCSKDWPVADLTLHEPKDIKINVYNGTDEAGLAGTVADDFRNRKFQVKKEGNAPKAVDEVAVLRFGPKAVGSAHLLKAYFLDNAKPEFDIKRKDDTVDVVLGNGFQQLATTTEVNQSLGDLGSPVAPAGTCPGPLK, from the coding sequence GTGCGGGCACTCGTTGTCCTCGGTCTGCTGGCGGTCGTCGCGCTGGTCTTCGTCATCATCGCGGTGGTCCGCGACACCCAGAGCAACGCCGGCACCGCCGCGGGCTGTTCGAAGGACTGGCCGGTGGCCGACCTGACCCTGCACGAGCCCAAGGACATCAAGATCAACGTCTACAACGGCACCGACGAGGCGGGTCTGGCCGGCACGGTCGCGGACGACTTCCGCAACCGCAAGTTCCAGGTCAAGAAGGAGGGCAACGCCCCCAAGGCGGTGGACGAGGTGGCCGTGCTCCGGTTCGGTCCCAAGGCGGTCGGCTCCGCCCACCTGCTGAAGGCGTACTTCCTCGACAACGCCAAGCCGGAGTTCGACATCAAGCGCAAGGACGACACCGTCGACGTGGTCCTCGGCAACGGCTTCCAGCAGCTGGCCACCACCACCGAGGTGAACCAGTCCCTCGGTGACCTGGGCTCGCCGGTCGCCCCGGCCGGCACCTGCCCCGGCCCGCTCAAGTAA
- a CDS encoding DUF4193 domain-containing protein, producing MATDYDAPRRDEVDLGEDSLEELKARRVDSQSGAVDVDEAEVAESFELPGADLADEELTVKVLPMQQDEFRCGRCFLVHHRSQLAVERNGDLICRECV from the coding sequence ATGGCCACCGACTACGACGCCCCGCGTCGCGACGAGGTCGACCTCGGCGAGGACAGCCTGGAAGAGCTCAAGGCCCGACGGGTCGACTCTCAGTCGGGCGCCGTGGACGTCGACGAGGCCGAGGTGGCGGAGAGCTTCGAGCTGCCCGGCGCCGACCTCGCCGACGAGGAGCTGACGGTCAAGGTGCTGCCGATGCAGCAGGACGAGTTCCGTTGCGGCCGCTGCTTCCTCGTCCACCACCGCAGCCAGTTGGCGGTGGAGCGCAACGGCGACCTGATCTGCCGAGAGTGCGTCTGA
- a CDS encoding OB-fold nucleic acid binding domain-containing protein, which translates to MATDQSRVSFRRLLHRLTASESEIEAQELRRESAESGCMPTHQCTRGQVVSVAGRLRTVVYTPRTNLPTLEADLYDGNDVVTLVWLGRRHIAGIEPGRHLTARGRVAVRDERKVIYNPYYELESPK; encoded by the coding sequence ATGGCGACCGACCAGAGCCGGGTGTCGTTCCGGCGGCTCCTGCACCGGCTGACCGCGAGCGAGTCCGAGATCGAGGCGCAGGAGCTGCGCCGGGAGAGCGCCGAGTCGGGCTGCATGCCGACCCACCAGTGCACGCGGGGCCAGGTGGTCTCCGTCGCGGGGCGGCTGCGCACGGTGGTCTACACGCCCCGGACGAACCTGCCCACCCTCGAGGCCGACCTGTACGACGGCAACGACGTGGTCACCCTGGTCTGGCTGGGTCGCCGGCACATCGCCGGCATCGAGCCGGGCCGGCACCTGACCGCCCGGGGCCGGGTGGCCGTCCGGGACGAGCGCAAGGTGATCTACAACCCGTACTACGAGCTGGAGTCGCCGAAGTGA
- the dut gene encoding dUTP diphosphatase, with translation MTDVVPVPVRQLDPELPLPAYAHPGDAGADLVAAADVELPPGGRALVPTGVAVALPEGYVGLVHPRSGLAARLGVTVLNAPGTVDAGYRGEILVNLINHDREAPARISRGDRIAQLVVQRVARADFRPVAELPASRRGTGGHGSTGGHAGLVPAPAGGQTEEVAG, from the coding sequence GTGACAGACGTCGTACCCGTGCCCGTACGGCAGCTCGACCCCGAGCTGCCGCTGCCGGCGTACGCCCATCCCGGGGACGCCGGCGCGGACCTGGTGGCCGCCGCGGACGTGGAGCTGCCGCCCGGCGGCCGGGCCCTGGTGCCGACCGGCGTGGCCGTCGCGCTGCCGGAGGGGTACGTCGGGCTGGTGCACCCCCGATCGGGGCTGGCGGCCAGGCTCGGCGTGACGGTGCTCAACGCGCCCGGTACGGTCGACGCCGGCTACCGGGGTGAGATCCTGGTCAACCTGATCAACCATGATCGGGAGGCGCCGGCGCGGATCAGCCGGGGGGACCGGATCGCGCAGCTCGTCGTCCAGCGGGTCGCGCGGGCCGATTTCCGGCCGGTGGCGGAACTGCCCGCGTCCCGGCGCGGGACCGGCGGGCACGGATCGACCGGCGGGCACGCCGGGCTGGTCCCGGCGCCGGCCGGCGGGCAGACGGAAGAGGTGGCAGGGTGA